Genomic DNA from Paenibacillus borealis:
GAACATCTGGACGAACCATTGGGATTGCACAGCTTCATGGAAGCTGCGGGGCGGATGTTCCGGCACATGGGCACTGATTCCGGCAATCTTCCGCAGCTCGGCCTGCCGCACGGGATTCGTCTCTTCATCCGCCAGCTTGGCAGCCAATATGGAATGACGGTTAGCCCACAGTACAATAGCATCGGACACATTCACTATAGCCTGCAGGAAGGGCAGCTTCTCCATGTTATCGACCGGGCTGTAAGGATCAAGCCGGCTGATCTCCCGCAGCGCTTCTTCTTTGATCCCCTTGTAGCCGATGCGGAGCACCTTCTCATAATCATGCACCCACTGGATGGATGAACGGAACGATGCGGTTTCGTTGACAATGAATCTGGATTTCAGCGGGTCTGCGGGATCATACGTCACCTTCAGCGTATCCGCAGGCAATGCACTGGCCAGCGCCTCGTGGAAGGTTTTCCCTTTCCAGTACGGTGATATTTCATTCACAATAATGGCTGCATCCGCTTCACCCAGATCGAACGGTGACTGGCCGCGGCTGGGCAGCTCCCTGATCACCGTGTCCAGATAATCACCATCCAGCTCCGGATACAGGATTCCGTATCTTCCCGGGGCCCCGCCTCTTCCCGCAATCAGCTGATCCCCGTCGATATAGACGGTAATATGCCGGGCAATATGCAGCAGCGCCTTGGACCATCTCAGAATCAGGGCTTCACCCTCCGACTGCTTGAACGATTCGGTAAAAAGCTGCGCACGTTCCACATCAATTGTGGGACGCTGATTCTGAAATGAATGGAGAATACGGACTGCCCGTTCATGCCCCGGGAAGGTCCGTTCCCCGGGTGGAAGAAGCAGTCTTTGTTCCTGCACCGATAAAACCGATTGAACCGTCATTAGATCTCTCCCAACTAAATCCTAACTAAACCAGTAGGATTTGTTAAATTATGTGACCCATCGTAAAGCGGTTAGGTTTAGTTTGTCAACCGGTTTTGAGAAACCGTAGGGGAAAGTTCACACACTCACAGTTTTCTTCTGCGGGTCAGATTGATCCGGAAAGCATAATTATCGGCGCGGTAGATGCTTTTCTCATATTCCAGGGGATTGCCGTCATGATCCAGCACCAGGCGCTTGGATAGCAGGGCGCAGCTTGGTTCGGCAGTCATGCCCAGCAGCTTCTTCTCTTCCGCCGCCGGAATAATCGCGCCAATCGTCTGTTGTGCTTCCCACAGATTCAGCCCCAGCTCCGTTTCCAGCACATCATAGGTCGACACATTGCTTAAATCCAGCAGCGCCAGCTTCTCGCCGATTTCCAGCGGGTAATATTGGGTCTCCAGCACAACAGGTGTGTCGTTTGCCAGTCGCAGCCGGATCGTCTCGTACAGCCGGGATACCCCGAATATTTTGGCGGCATCCTGCGGCGCCTCCACAATCCCCTGCTTTAGCACCTTGATATCGGGAGTAAGCCCGCGCTCGCCGATGATATCGAAGAACGTGCTTAAATTGCCCAGCCACTCCTCTATCGGCCTTACAGCCACAAAAGTACCGAGCCCTTGCCGGGATTCCAGCATTCCGTCATCGATCAGGGTGCGGATCGCGCGGCGGACGGTCGCCCGGCTGACGGAATATTTGTCCATCAGCTCATGCTCCGCCGGGATTTTCTCAGTGTAGGTGCCTTTAAATATATCGTTTCGAAGTAAATTCCTTACCTGTAAATGCAGCGGGATTGAATTGCTTCTGTCGAGCACTATATGTAACACCCTTTCTCGTCTATTATAATTCCAAGTAAGTAGATGCGATTATTTATTATATCATCATTAGGTTGTCCGTACAACCTGTTGACAGGTTCAATTTGCATGTGGTAATTTATGTATCAACCAATCTTATACAGCTGATCAGATCACTGAAGGCTAAGCTGCGTCCTCCTTATTTGGGAGACGTGACTTAGCCTTTATTATTTTATTTGGAGGCCAAGGAATGAAACAGACGTTGACCGGCGTACCAAGCGCGGCTGAACTGGCAGAACTCCACCGGGAGCATCTCTGGCTGCATCTTACCAACCACAAGCTTTATGAGACGCAGGAGCCGCCGATTATGGCTGAGGGCACAGGCTATATGCTGAAGGATGTGCAGGGAAAGGAGTTTGTCGACGGCCTGTCCGGCGGAGTGTGGGTCGTCAATGTGGGACACGGCAGAGCAAGCATAGCAGATGCTGTGAGCCGGCAAATGAAGCTGTTGCCTTATTATGCCGGCTCGATGGCCACCCCGCCTTACATTATGCTGGCCGCGAAGCTCGCCTCCCTGCTGCCCTCGCTGCCGAAGGTCTACCTTTCGAACAGCGGCTCTGAAGCGAATGAGAAAGCATTCAAGATGGTCCGGCAATATTTCGCCGCAAAGTCCCCGGGCAAGAAGAAATACAAGATTATATACCGGGACAGGGATTATCACGGCACTACTCTGGCGGCGCTGGCCAGCAGCGGACAACAGGAACGAAGAGCGGATTTCGGTCCGCTGCCGGAAGGCTTCGCGGAAATCCCACACGCTCTGTGCTACCGCTGTCCGTTCGGCAAAAGCTATCCCGGCTGCAATATCGATTGCGCCCGGGCACTGGAACAAGTGATTCAGCAGGAAGGTGAAGACTCGGTTGCCGCCGTGATTCTGGAGCCGGTTACCGCCGGGGGCGGCATCATCCCTCCGGTTCCGGAATATTATCCGGTGCTGCAGGAAATCTGCCGCAGGTATGGCGTACTGCTGATCCTGGATGAGGTCGTTACCGGCTTCGGCCGGACAGGAGCCCTGTTCGGGCATCAGCATTACGACGTACAGCCCGATATCATCACCTTGGCCAAAGGACTGGCAAGCGGCTACATGCCGATCTCGGCTACGGTTGCACGCAAAGAGATATTCAACCAGTTTATGGCCGGGCCGGAAGAGCCGAACGGATTTTTCCGGGATATCAGCACATTCGGAGGCTGCGCAGGCAGCTCAGTGGCTGCCCTTGAGAACATCCGGATTATTGAAGAGGAGAGATTGACGGAGAATAGCGCGCTCATGGGCGCCTACCTGATGGAGCGGCTGAAGGAGCTGGAGGCATTCCCCATTGTCGGCAACGTCCGGGGGCAAGGTCTGCTGGCCGGTGTTGAACTGGTGGAGGATAAACGATCCAAGATACCGCTTCAGGAGAGCCGGCTGGCGCAGATCGTTGCCAGTGCCCGGGAGGATGGTGTAATTATCGGCAGAATGACGCGCAGTGTGCCGGGTTATAACAACGTGCTGTATATGGCACCTCCGCTCATCATCGAT
This window encodes:
- a CDS encoding UTRA domain-containing protein: MLHIVLDRSNSIPLHLQVRNLLRNDIFKGTYTEKIPAEHELMDKYSVSRATVRRAIRTLIDDGMLESRQGLGTFVAVRPIEEWLGNLSTFFDIIGERGLTPDIKVLKQGIVEAPQDAAKIFGVSRLYETIRLRLANDTPVVLETQYYPLEIGEKLALLDLSNVSTYDVLETELGLNLWEAQQTIGAIIPAAEEKKLLGMTAEPSCALLSKRLVLDHDGNPLEYEKSIYRADNYAFRINLTRRRKL
- a CDS encoding aspartate aminotransferase family protein, encoding MKQTLTGVPSAAELAELHREHLWLHLTNHKLYETQEPPIMAEGTGYMLKDVQGKEFVDGLSGGVWVVNVGHGRASIADAVSRQMKLLPYYAGSMATPPYIMLAAKLASLLPSLPKVYLSNSGSEANEKAFKMVRQYFAAKSPGKKKYKIIYRDRDYHGTTLAALASSGQQERRADFGPLPEGFAEIPHALCYRCPFGKSYPGCNIDCARALEQVIQQEGEDSVAAVILEPVTAGGGIIPPVPEYYPVLQEICRRYGVLLILDEVVTGFGRTGALFGHQHYDVQPDIITLAKGLASGYMPISATVARKEIFNQFMAGPEEPNGFFRDISTFGGCAGSSVAALENIRIIEEERLTENSALMGAYLMERLKELEAFPIVGNVRGQGLLAGVELVEDKRSKIPLQESRLAQIVASAREDGVIIGRMTRSVPGYNNVLYMAPPLIIDKYGIDRIIGALRSALHKQL